In Bactrocera oleae isolate idBacOlea1 chromosome 3, idBacOlea1, whole genome shotgun sequence, a genomic segment contains:
- the LOC106616751 gene encoding mitochondrial basic amino acids transporter isoform X2 has protein sequence MAFDFVAGCLGGCAGVLVGHPFDTVKVHLQMQDVRNPIYRGTFHCISSLIHTDGVKSLYRGMSSPLMGISVVNAIVFGVYGNVQRQMVDSNSLYSHFIAGCVSGFAQSIVCSPMELAKTRMQLQHMDPKAPQFKSPIQCIRHIIQTDGFKGGFRGLGMTALRDVPGFAAYFVSYEWFMSLKEKPSIPHALTAGGLAGIASWLVSYPTDVIKTLLQADGMSSAPVYKGAWDCAVRNYHKDGLHFFFRGLNSTIIRAFPANAACFYVVAWILGMTKRANLEVELQTTDQLAISRVPISAEMPLSYLHRYDKERHEVREKRYTMVKILHSLGAFNEAVCHSEIEDLAHEFYPENDNDFKYYVFEDERIKIRELCGDND, from the exons ATGGCGTTCGATTTTGTGGCAGGTTGCCTCGGTG GCTGTGCAGGTGTTTTAGTCGGTCATCCATTCGATACAGTCAAAGTTCATCTACAGATGCAAGATGTTAGGAACCCTATATATCGTGGCACCTTTCATTGCATATCATCGCTAATTCATACGGATGGCGTTAAAAGTTTATACCGCGGCATGTCCAGCCCACTGATGGGTATAAGTGTTGTTAATGCAATTGTATTTGGTGTATATGGCAATGTACAGCGACAAATGGTGGACTCAAATTCATTATACTCACATTTCATAGCTGGTTGCGTTTCGGGTTTTGCGCAGAGTATAGTGTGTTCACCAATGGAATTGGCTAAGACGCGTATGCAATTACAACATATGGATCCAAAAGCTCCTCAATTTAAAAGTCCTATTCAATGTATAAGACATATAATACAAACAGACGGGTTTAAAGGAGGATTTCGGGGTTTGGGAATGACAGCGCTCAGAGATGTACCAG GTTTTGCCGCCTACTTTGTAAGCTACGAATGGTTCATGTCGTTAAAAGAAAAACCGAGCATTCCACACGCTCTAACTGCCGGCGGGTTAGCCGGTATTGCTTCATGGCTCGTATCCTACCCTACGGATGTAATTAAGACGCTGTTGCAAGCAGATGGTATGAGTTCAGCACCCGTCTACAAAGGCGCTTGGGATTGTGCGGTCAGGAATTATCATAAAGATGGACTACATTTCTTCTTCCGCGGTCTCAACTCAACTATAATACGTGCGTTCCCCGCGAACGCCGCCTGTTTCTATGTGGTCGCTTGGATTTTGGGTATGACAAAGCGCGCAAATTTGGAAGTAGAATTACAGACAACCGATCAGTTGGCCATATCGAGGGTACCCATATCGGCGGAGATGCCTTTATCCTATCTGCATCGATATGACAAAGAGCGACATGAAGTGCGTGAAAAGCGTTATACTATGGTGAAAATTTTACACAGCTTAGGTGCCTTCAATGAAGCCGTCTGCCATTCGGAGATCGAAGATTTAGCGCATGAATTTTATCCAGAAAATGataatgattttaaatattacGTATTCGAAGATGAACGCATAAAAATAAGGGAACTTTGTGGCGATAATGATTGA
- the LOC106616751 gene encoding mitochondrial basic amino acids transporter isoform X1 yields MGTNPSLCKIYNLKQAPPDSAHLQNLVPVNRAHIVIMAFDFVAGCLGGCAGVLVGHPFDTVKVHLQMQDVRNPIYRGTFHCISSLIHTDGVKSLYRGMSSPLMGISVVNAIVFGVYGNVQRQMVDSNSLYSHFIAGCVSGFAQSIVCSPMELAKTRMQLQHMDPKAPQFKSPIQCIRHIIQTDGFKGGFRGLGMTALRDVPGFAAYFVSYEWFMSLKEKPSIPHALTAGGLAGIASWLVSYPTDVIKTLLQADGMSSAPVYKGAWDCAVRNYHKDGLHFFFRGLNSTIIRAFPANAACFYVVAWILGMTKRANLEVELQTTDQLAISRVPISAEMPLSYLHRYDKERHEVREKRYTMVKILHSLGAFNEAVCHSEIEDLAHEFYPENDNDFKYYVFEDERIKIRELCGDND; encoded by the exons AGAGCGCATATAGTGATCATGGCGTTCGATTTTGTGGCAGGTTGCCTCGGTG GCTGTGCAGGTGTTTTAGTCGGTCATCCATTCGATACAGTCAAAGTTCATCTACAGATGCAAGATGTTAGGAACCCTATATATCGTGGCACCTTTCATTGCATATCATCGCTAATTCATACGGATGGCGTTAAAAGTTTATACCGCGGCATGTCCAGCCCACTGATGGGTATAAGTGTTGTTAATGCAATTGTATTTGGTGTATATGGCAATGTACAGCGACAAATGGTGGACTCAAATTCATTATACTCACATTTCATAGCTGGTTGCGTTTCGGGTTTTGCGCAGAGTATAGTGTGTTCACCAATGGAATTGGCTAAGACGCGTATGCAATTACAACATATGGATCCAAAAGCTCCTCAATTTAAAAGTCCTATTCAATGTATAAGACATATAATACAAACAGACGGGTTTAAAGGAGGATTTCGGGGTTTGGGAATGACAGCGCTCAGAGATGTACCAG GTTTTGCCGCCTACTTTGTAAGCTACGAATGGTTCATGTCGTTAAAAGAAAAACCGAGCATTCCACACGCTCTAACTGCCGGCGGGTTAGCCGGTATTGCTTCATGGCTCGTATCCTACCCTACGGATGTAATTAAGACGCTGTTGCAAGCAGATGGTATGAGTTCAGCACCCGTCTACAAAGGCGCTTGGGATTGTGCGGTCAGGAATTATCATAAAGATGGACTACATTTCTTCTTCCGCGGTCTCAACTCAACTATAATACGTGCGTTCCCCGCGAACGCCGCCTGTTTCTATGTGGTCGCTTGGATTTTGGGTATGACAAAGCGCGCAAATTTGGAAGTAGAATTACAGACAACCGATCAGTTGGCCATATCGAGGGTACCCATATCGGCGGAGATGCCTTTATCCTATCTGCATCGATATGACAAAGAGCGACATGAAGTGCGTGAAAAGCGTTATACTATGGTGAAAATTTTACACAGCTTAGGTGCCTTCAATGAAGCCGTCTGCCATTCGGAGATCGAAGATTTAGCGCATGAATTTTATCCAGAAAATGataatgattttaaatattacGTATTCGAAGATGAACGCATAAAAATAAGGGAACTTTGTGGCGATAATGATTGA